The following are encoded in a window of Mycobacterium vicinigordonae genomic DNA:
- a CDS encoding cytochrome P450, which yields MTSTIPDTILNIDLADGNFYADGVGAREAYRWMRLNQPIFRDRNGLAGATTYQAILDAERNPELFSSTGGIRPDQPGMPYMIDMDDPAHLVRRKLVNAGFTRKRVKDKEAAIGELCDTLIDAVCERGECDFVRDIAAPLPMAVIGDMLGVLPADREMLLKWSDDLVCGLSSHIDPTSAEFQTVMEAFAGYTAFTMDLIGKRRAEPTDDLYSILINAEVEGQRMSDDEIVMETLLILIGGDETTRHTLSGGTEQLVRNRSQFADLVADPSLLPGAIEEMLRWTSPVKNMCRTLTADAEFHGTSLTAGEKIMLLFESANFDESVFEEPEKFDIRRNPNSHLAFGFGTHFCMGNQLARLELSMMTERVLRRLPDLRLADESALPLRPANFVSGLESMPVVFTPSAPLLR from the coding sequence ATGACTTCGACAATCCCCGACACGATCCTCAACATCGACCTGGCCGACGGCAACTTCTACGCCGACGGGGTGGGGGCGCGGGAAGCGTATCGCTGGATGCGGTTGAACCAGCCCATCTTTCGTGATCGCAACGGATTGGCCGGTGCCACAACGTATCAGGCCATCCTCGACGCCGAACGCAATCCGGAGTTGTTCTCCAGCACCGGTGGGATCCGGCCCGACCAGCCGGGCATGCCATACATGATCGACATGGACGACCCGGCCCATCTGGTGCGCCGCAAGTTGGTCAATGCGGGCTTCACCCGCAAACGGGTGAAGGACAAGGAAGCCGCGATCGGCGAACTGTGCGACACGCTGATCGACGCGGTGTGTGAACGCGGCGAGTGTGACTTCGTTCGCGACATCGCCGCGCCGCTGCCGATGGCGGTGATCGGCGACATGCTCGGTGTGCTGCCCGCGGACCGGGAGATGCTGCTGAAGTGGTCCGACGACCTGGTGTGCGGGCTGTCGTCGCACATCGACCCGACGTCGGCAGAATTCCAGACGGTAATGGAAGCGTTCGCCGGCTACACCGCGTTCACCATGGACTTGATCGGCAAGCGCCGCGCCGAGCCCACCGACGACCTCTACTCGATCCTCATCAACGCCGAGGTCGAGGGCCAGCGGATGTCGGACGACGAGATCGTCATGGAGACGCTGCTGATCCTGATCGGCGGCGACGAGACCACCCGGCACACGTTGAGCGGGGGAACCGAGCAGCTGGTACGCAACCGTTCGCAGTTTGCCGACCTGGTGGCCGACCCGTCGTTGCTGCCAGGTGCCATCGAGGAGATGCTGCGCTGGACGTCGCCGGTGAAGAACATGTGCCGGACGTTGACCGCTGATGCGGAATTCCACGGAACTTCGTTGACCGCCGGTGAAAAGATCATGCTGCTGTTCGAGTCGGCGAACTTCGACGAGTCCGTCTTCGAGGAGCCGGAGAAGTTCGATATTCGCCGAAACCCCAATTCGCACTTGGCTTTCGGCTTCGGGACGCACTTCTGCATGGGCAATCAGCTGGCCCGGCTGGAGCTGTCCATGATGACTGAACGCGTGTTGCGGCGGCTGCCTGATCTGCGGTTGGCGGACGAGTCTGCCCTGCCGCTGCGGCCGGCCAACTTCGTGTCCGGGCTGGAGTCGATGCCGGTGGTGTTCACGCCGAGCGCGCCGCTGTTGCGTTAA
- a CDS encoding acyl-CoA synthetase — protein sequence MAVALNIADLAEHAIDAVPDRVALICGDEQLTYAQLEEKANRLGHYLIDHGVRKGDKVGLYCRNRIEIVIAMLGIIKAGAILVNVNFRYVEGELRYLFENSDMVALVHERQYSDRVANVLPETPNVKTILVVEDGSDNDFERYGGVEFYSAIAAGSPERNFGERSADDIYLLYTGGTTGFPKGVMWRHEDIYRVLFGGTDFATGEFVKDEYDLAKAAAANPPMVRYPIPPMIHGATQSATWMSLFSGQTTVLAPEFNADEVWRTIHTHKVNLLFFTGDAMARPLLDALLAHQDAGNEYDLSSLFLLASTAALFSPSIKEKLLELLPNRVITDSIGSSETGFGGTSIVAKDAPHSGGPRVTIDHRTVVLDDEGNEVKPGSGVRGFIAKKGNIPVGYYKDEKKTAETFKTINGVRYAIPGDYALVEEDGSVTMLGRGSVSINSGGEKIYPEEVEAALKGHPDVFDALVVGVPDPRYGQHVAAVVQAREGVRPSLVELDKFVRSEIAGYKVPRSLWFVDEVKRSPAGKPDYRWAKEQTEARPADDVHAAHVSA from the coding sequence GTGGCCGTGGCCCTGAATATTGCTGACCTCGCCGAGCACGCCATCGACGCTGTGCCCGACCGTGTAGCCCTCATCTGCGGTGACGAGCAGTTGACCTACGCCCAACTCGAAGAGAAGGCCAACCGCCTCGGGCACTACCTGATCGACCATGGGGTGCGAAAGGGCGACAAGGTAGGCCTGTACTGCCGCAACCGCATCGAGATCGTGATCGCGATGCTCGGCATCATCAAAGCGGGCGCCATCCTGGTCAATGTCAACTTCCGCTATGTCGAGGGCGAGTTGCGGTACCTGTTCGAGAACTCCGACATGGTTGCGCTGGTGCACGAACGCCAGTACTCCGACCGGGTCGCCAATGTGTTGCCGGAGACCCCGAACGTCAAGACGATCCTGGTGGTCGAGGACGGCTCCGACAACGACTTTGAGCGTTACGGCGGCGTCGAGTTCTACTCGGCGATCGCCGCAGGGTCCCCAGAGCGGAACTTCGGCGAGCGGAGTGCCGACGACATCTACCTGCTTTACACCGGCGGCACCACCGGTTTCCCCAAGGGCGTGATGTGGCGCCACGAGGACATTTACCGAGTGCTTTTCGGCGGAACGGACTTCGCCACAGGCGAATTCGTCAAGGACGAGTACGACCTCGCCAAGGCCGCGGCCGCTAATCCGCCGATGGTCCGCTACCCGATCCCGCCGATGATCCACGGTGCCACCCAATCAGCCACCTGGATGTCGCTGTTCAGCGGCCAAACCACAGTGCTAGCACCGGAATTCAACGCCGACGAAGTGTGGCGCACAATCCACACGCACAAGGTGAACCTGTTGTTCTTCACCGGTGACGCGATGGCCCGCCCGCTGCTCGACGCCCTGCTGGCACACCAGGACGCAGGCAACGAATACGACCTGTCATCGCTGTTTCTGCTCGCCAGCACCGCCGCGCTGTTCTCGCCGAGCATCAAGGAGAAGCTCCTTGAGCTGTTGCCCAACCGGGTGATCACCGACTCGATCGGCTCCTCGGAGACCGGGTTTGGCGGCACCAGCATCGTCGCCAAGGACGCGCCGCACAGCGGCGGCCCGCGGGTCACCATCGACCACCGCACCGTCGTCCTCGACGACGAGGGCAACGAGGTTAAGCCCGGCTCCGGCGTCCGCGGCTTCATCGCCAAGAAGGGCAACATCCCCGTCGGCTACTACAAGGACGAGAAGAAGACCGCCGAGACGTTCAAGACCATCAACGGCGTGCGCTACGCCATCCCCGGCGACTACGCACTGGTCGAAGAGGACGGCAGCGTCACCATGCTGGGACGCGGCTCGGTGTCGATCAACAGCGGCGGCGAGAAGATCTACCCCGAAGAGGTCGAGGCGGCATTGAAGGGCCATCCCGACGTGTTCGACGCGCTGGTGGTTGGCGTGCCCGACCCGCGCTACGGACAGCACGTCGCGGCCGTCGTGCAAGCGCGCGAGGGTGTCCGCCCGTCGCTGGTCGAACTGGACAAGTTCGTACGCTCGGAAATCGCGGGATACAAAGTGCCGCGCAGTCTTTGGTTCGTCGACGAGGTAAAACGCTCACCCGCCGGCAAGCCGGACTACCGCTGGGCCAAGGAGCAGACCGAGGCCCGGCCAGCCGACGACGTGCACGCCGCGCACGTAAGCGCCTGA
- a CDS encoding crotonase/enoyl-CoA hydratase family protein produces the protein MPNLARKAVVVSETPANDSGPDALVEQRGHTLIVTMNRPHRRNALSTEMMQIMVEAWDRVDNDPDIRVCVLTGAGGYFCAGMDLKTATAKPPGDSFKDGSYDPSRIDALLKGRRLTKPLIAAVEGPAIAGGTEILQGTDIRVAGESAKFGISEAKWSLYPMGGSAVRLVRQIPYTVACDLLLTGRHISAAEAKEIGLIGHVVPDGQALSKALEIAEVISNNGPLAVQAILKTIRETEGMHENEAFKPDTANGIPVFLSEDSKEGPRAFAEKRTPQFKNR, from the coding sequence ATGCCCAATCTCGCACGGAAGGCGGTTGTAGTGTCTGAGACGCCAGCAAACGATTCTGGACCGGACGCGCTGGTCGAGCAGCGGGGTCACACCTTGATCGTGACGATGAATCGGCCGCACCGCCGTAACGCGCTGAGCACCGAGATGATGCAGATCATGGTGGAGGCGTGGGACCGTGTCGACAACGATCCGGACATCCGCGTCTGCGTACTCACCGGAGCCGGTGGCTACTTCTGCGCCGGGATGGACCTCAAGACAGCAACCGCAAAACCACCGGGCGACTCGTTCAAAGACGGCAGCTACGACCCGTCACGGATTGACGCGCTGCTCAAAGGCCGGCGGCTGACCAAGCCGTTGATCGCGGCCGTCGAGGGGCCGGCGATCGCCGGCGGTACCGAAATTCTGCAGGGCACCGACATCCGCGTGGCCGGCGAGAGCGCAAAGTTCGGCATTTCCGAGGCGAAGTGGAGCCTGTACCCGATGGGCGGATCCGCCGTGCGCCTGGTTCGCCAGATCCCTTACACGGTGGCGTGCGACCTGCTGCTGACGGGTCGCCACATCAGCGCCGCCGAGGCCAAGGAGATCGGCCTGATCGGTCATGTCGTTCCGGATGGGCAGGCGCTAAGTAAGGCACTCGAGATCGCCGAGGTGATCTCCAACAACGGTCCCCTGGCGGTGCAGGCGATCCTGAAAACCATCCGCGAGACCGAGGGCATGCACGAAAACGAGGCATTCAAGCCCGACACGGCCAACGGTATTCCAGTGTTCCTGTCCGAGGATTCCAAAGAGGGACCGCGGGCGTTCGCCGAGAAGCGGACGCCGCAGTTCAAAAATCGCTAG